Part of the Henckelia pumila isolate YLH828 chromosome 2, ASM3356847v2, whole genome shotgun sequence genome is shown below.
tatattcactttatacatcaatttttatatttttaaaataccgTGTAAAAAATATCATATCAATACAATTAATCGAATGAATATACAATCTAAgggcaaaataaaaaaatccacaGTGAAAAACTTAGTCATtctatttacacttttatagtcacaataaaataaatatatattatatttaatagttttaaaaaatacatgtatatttttattttccaacatctgaatcatttttatgttaattgtttTTAGATTTTCCTAAGAATTATGtttcgataaaattttatttctctaatttatttttttgatcatATATCTATTGAATTATGACGTatcattattttcatatatttttataagtatgtcgtaacaaaattttatttatttatttgaattgtttttaaaatgtgttttaaattttgtattcttaaattgatagaaaataattcaaaccaaTATTTCATTGAAGgtgaatttttataattaaataagaggTAAATAGACACAATGTATTTGTTATTACAAAGAAACTAtatgaaataatttattttttgatttcacTTATATTGCTATAGTATATGATTAACTTTACAAAtgcaatatgatattttaaaaattaattaaaatgtcGTGTTTAAAgagttcaaaaaattttatattattttttattttctttctaatATAGAATGCTTTAATTAACATATTATCACATTATGAAACTTATTCTTCATAAAATTTATGGTGAtgttatatatctatatattatattaaacacaaATTTTGTAAAAGTGTAAAtattgcttaaatattttaaatgatcaGTTATTTTATTGTCATAGTACAAAAAGTatgtgaatttttttattgCCCTCCATTCACCCTTTTATAGTAGaaataaaaatccaaatatTTATTGACTACTAAATGACACAAACCGAATGTCTAACTGTTACACACCAAAAAAATTGAGCAACAAtattgttaaaaattaaatagaaattatttttatttaaattaataatgagaATAATAaagagtttttttaattaattttttcattagcctattttcttttaattttttttttcgcattttaaatttgttcatTAGGCTATAACATCCATTTTACTCCCTTTCTACGattaattgtgtcaaattgtcaaaaatttgttatacataaatttcatatgttattatatgatttgtttttcatttcatccatgtattttcaatatttcaatataaaattttgtaataatattaaacaataatttttgaagataaaaaatcattattacccataaatattaatattaaaaaaataaaaatgattcacTTAGAACATAATCCACCAGAGCAGTCCCAattaaaaaaacccaaaaaaaaactcACTAAAAAAACTCAGATATTAAGAGtcaattaaaaatcaaataaaaataagaagcaataaaacaaacaaactcAATATTTAGATCCAtttaaaataacccaaaaaaatTACACTCACTAGTCACTAAAATACTCAGATATTAAGAGTCATttaatttgataaaaataatttatatttaatttttaacaatattgctgctcaatttttttatggtgtGTAACAATTAGACATCCGGTTTGTGTCATTTAGTAGTTAATaaatatttggattttttttcaccttccaaaagaaaaatattttacattataaaaatattagtcaaatattgtgtgtgaaattttatattatagtatacatattttatcaataattaattttgaggtaataaaaaCAAACTCAATTATTAACAATAAATACAAACTCAATTATTAACCCATTAATCCATGTAGGAAGAGAGAGAAATTATTGTGCTTCCTCAAATGTTCTTATAATTTTCATGCAGTTCTCAAAAATACTCCTTGCATTTAACACTCCAATGAACAAAATTTGGGCAATTATGacaatacacaataaaaaaactTTGCCCTACATTCACCCTTTTATAGTAGAAAATAGATTAATAAGATATCAGTTTTCGTGAACCATCGAACAATATAATTTGAGCTCGAGTTCAGATCGAAAAAAGTTTGAAGAAGTTTGAGTTCGAATCAACTTTGATAAATTCAAatactaataaaatatttttcaagtcATCGAACAATATAATTTGGGTTCGAGTTCGACTACATATCAAATTTTTCGAATCGGCTCAAAAAACTCATGACCAATTGATTCTTACGAACCCATACTTTATACTTATGATCAATATTTTGATAAAATAGGCGCAACTGCGCAAAACtatattttagattttatttatttattttttattttttttccatgcCATGGCATGAATGTGACCACCAACATGGGGTTGATGTGTAAATAGTCACATTAGGACTCATACTGACAAACGACTAAATATTTAGTAGTGAATAAGTAAAAGATacacaattaaaattaaaatctgaCAGTATAAATGATTAAAACCACAAACATACAAACATGCACATGCAcgactaaaattataattttttttagaagaaatatgataaatatttcatgatagatttttttttattctcgaGGGAGAATATATATAACGTCGATACGAACGCATCCAAAATCCCAATGAACGGCGGAAAGACTCCACAATTTGGTAAACTTCAATTGGGATCATCGACCCGCGATTTCTCATGTACCTTTTGGCTTAATATCACGGCTAACAATTCATGTGCCCCTTTTCCTTTATTCAAATTGTTGACTACCATATgtaaccatatatatatatattatatatataactgtAATTATAATCGGGAGAATTAATTAATGTAAGAATTCGATCCACATTCCATGTATAATCATGAAGGAAAACAACCGTTGATGAGATAATAACATTAAAGTCACACCTTCACATTATCACATTATATACATAATAGTCCAATTTTAATTTGATCATGTGAGgtttatatgtatttttatggACTTCACATATCCaaatcaatttaatttttttttagaattaagaTACTATGTTTATGCTGACATTTACTCAAACGAAAACAGCATTTCATCACTTGTAACCTTTGATGTTACTTACGAGTCGAACCCCTTTAAATATTCTAGGGACCAATCCGTATTTTGACGCAAGTATTTCTTTAAAATCTATTTATAAAATGACGACAAGTatcaaattgaaaataaaaaaagaatctCCTGCGATTCTTGAACTCATCCTGAAATTATACACCATGATTCATTCATGCATATAAAAACTAAAGTCAACTACAAAACTATAGGCAATTAGCACATCCCTTGAATATACTTTGGGGACACTTCCcccataaaaataataagaacacGAGAATTTTCAACCATCTTCTTTTTTATATGTATAAAACTCTTTATTAGTCACCATCACCAAATGGGAAAAATTTGCCAGTTGGTCATATTTGACTTTTTTGGgctcttttttttaaataaaaaaataaagaccCTTTGGTTCTTTTAAAAGGTATACAGTGATTGTAATAAATGGAAAATGTCTTTGTGTGGGGCTTCTATATAAACTAGTCAAGATTCGACCAATTGTCTCATCTCCAAAAAATCAGATCATCATCTTCAGTGGGATCACATATCTTTTCAACCTTTTTCCCCCAAATTTCTTGGAACTTCTTTCAGTTCTAAAAGCATCCAATCAATGGCGAATCAAGCTAATTATCTAGTACTCGCCTCGTTTCTGTTTTGTTGCTTGGTATCTACTTGCTATGGTGTCACCTTCTCTTCTCTCCAGAGCCACAAGACTCTCGTCGTCACCGCCTCACCGACAACCGGACAAGGTAACTTTCCGGCAAGAATTCCGgcctgtttttttttaatccgACAGATCCATCAATATTATGATCAGAAATTCGTTACATgatctaaaaatattattttttataaagacCAAATTCTCACAAAAACTTGATATTTGAGACGGATCTTTTATATagattatccattaaaaagtattacattttatgtcaaaagtattatttatcattataaatatgagtaggattgacccatttcacaggagtgttactctaTATTAATTGTATAATATGGAACCCCATGCAGTTCTTAAAGCCGGGCAAGACTCGATAACCGTGACATGGTCCCTCAACACGACCGTCGCACAAGGGACCGACTCGACCTACAAAACCGTGGCGGTGAAGCTCTGCTACGCTCCGGTGAGCCAAAAGGATCGCGGGTGGAGGAAAACGGTGGACGAGTTGAAGAAAGACAAGACCTGCTCACACGATATTGTGACCAAGCCATACAGTGCTTCGGGCAATACCTTCACGTGGGTGGTGGCGAGGGACGTGCCGACCGCGACGTATTTCGTCCGCGCATACGCCCAAGACGCCGCGTCGGTGAAGGTGGCGTTCGGACAGACCACGGATTCTAACAAGACCACCAACTTGTTCCAGGTTCAGTCGATAAGCGGACGACATGTGTCGCTCGACATATCGGCCATCTGCTTCTCGGCTTTCTCAATCATATCGTTGTTCGGGTTCTTCTTCATGGAGAAGAGAAAGGCCAAGGCATTGCAACACAAGTGATTGATCGATATATCCACGAGAGTTTTTAATTTACAGTTTTTCTATGTTTCTTTTTAACTTGGTTTGGTGATATATTTCCTGATCATAGCAACTTCTGTATTGTTTCTTTTACATGTGATATTTTGGTTATTATGCAAAAGTataatgtttatatatatatatatgtgaggGGATATTCGAAGGAGGTGTAGAAATCCTTGTGATGGTTTACAAGGTTGGATTACATGTTCGAGTTCaataaaaatttgaatgaattaATTATTATTCATTTTCAGGTTATTTGTTCATATATGTTGTGTCTGATCTTAATTAGCTTATGTTAGTTTCTTGAATTTTGGGAATTAAATTAAAGGTAGTTTTTTATTTGTGATTTTGGTCTTCATGTCATGTCGAATTTCAATTTTATTGTGTCTTTTGTATTTTACGATTttgatcttttttaaaaaaataatgttaaTATGACATCGATTGATTTAGTTGTCACGTGTACAATGTCacgttaatatttttaataaaaaaataacaactaAAATggtcataatttaaaagatatacGACTAATATTCAATTTTTGACGACCTAAATTATTAAAGTTGCAAAACGAAAAACGTAACAaaagaaaattgcaatttgtAAGTTTCTACGGCAAATGAAGAAAACATCTAATCCCTGCAGATAAATTTGCAAGATGTACGAGTATCTGACATTAATTGACTTAAAATGTAAGAAATTACCAGGAAACTTCCTTGTCTGAAGTCAACTCTAGCAACTCCGTACAgctaattatttaaaaaaatcgagacataaataaataaataaataaatatatatatatatattagagttATAGACGTTTGATTTATGAAAAGGCTAATTTTTACAAATTAATGATCATAATCAAGGACGAAGATAATCGTGTAAATCGAGTAGTCGGGACACACGTGGCACGCATTGGAACCTAGCTATATATATTTTGGAAACGCAAGGCTAGTTTTCATTCAAATTACAACTCAAGGGATGAAAATAGCCATAAGAGGCATATCCATTATATTCGTTTGAAAAGTGTAAATTAATATGTCTTTTACCAAAAGATTGCAGATGCACATTTTGAACAAACTTTAAATATAGTTTATTCTGTGTTAAATAAAATGATAGGTTTGAATTTCGACTACATAAtttttagattcaaaatttgaagacatgtataaaattttaaactaagATTTGTGAAAAGGGAATGCTTAAATTAAGGATTTGAAAACTTGTTTCGTGAGTTCGCAATTGCATGAAACagaaaactctaaatattcatTTGATTTTGTTGgttcttgaaatttttgagtGTTCCCACTTTGAAATCATAGTTTGTGTCATATAATTGTATTGCAAGCATCTGcgggggaaaaaaaaaattatttaagggAAAGAACTCTTaggaaaaatatataatttgctTTCTGATATCATTAATGGAAGATAGATTAAATAGTTGATAGATTAAATAGTTGTTCTGTATCACTTGTTTGGTTAAAGCAAGCTGCAAGCCTATCTATCCAAGATCACGAGGCCGATAACATCATGTTCATTGTAAATAAGTATATTTAATCTCCTATCGCTCATGTGATTATTAATTTCGTCAATCCCACAAATCAGATTAGACCGAAGTATAAGGAATGTTTGGGATAACTTTTAGCAAATACTTGTTTGATTCTAACTTTGTGAAAGTGCTTCGGAGTTTTTGTAAATTCATGTTTTTGCTTTAACttcaataattttaattttaaccaAAAAACTTGTAGCAAGATTGTTATttctctattttattttttaatacgtACTTTTAAATTGTAATTTGACATTTATATCAATTAAAACGTTTATCATATTCCATAATTGTCTTCaatcatttttataatattcTCTCTCAAATTTACgtctttttttataaatatttttgaatttttttaaaaaatatttttaagagttttgaattgaattcataaaattcaatcatattttattacaaacatttttttctagctcttttttataattttcattttcataactttttaatatattttatgtatttacacaaattttttcatttacttttctttgttaatcctatataaattttcaagcaatcatatatattataacaagatatattaattttaatacaaaatattcaaaatataataataattatgtaAATACATTGACAGTATGAGTACCAACATTTAGATAATTAAAAGAGATAAGTGTTATATAGAATAAATATATTGTTATCATTTACTAAAAAACAAGTTTGGAATGAATGTTTCTCCAAACACTCAAATATTCACTACTTTTACTTCTTACCTTTTTCTTTATAATCTCTAAAAaaaacaacttcaaaataaGTAGAAGCTTTTGCAAAATGCAAACACTCTAAATATGgagtttaaattttaaaaaatattttggataaaatataaggaaaataactttttttgttcattaaactgtcattttaaatttgatcatgaagttttcaaattttggttttaatttaataatttcggTTTTTTTGTTTCCAGTCATGTTTTGTCAACTGATTGACATGGTATCGGGAAAGTGAAATCAAAAATTGTTGACTTATCTGATATTATGTGAGTAATTTgaccaaaataattgaaaacTAAAAACTAACATACAAAaaccaaaattcaaaaatttaaagaatAAAAAACTCCATATTAAATAAGTTAATGGACGAAACAAATTATTTCCAGCTGAAATATATGATAGTAGTAGTATCGCATTTCGATCCCGTACACTGATCGCAAGTGGAATCACTTGTAACAAGAATGACATTAATATCAATCATTCACTATTTCTCATCCCATCAAACAACTTTAATGATCACGTGATAATTTATTGTTTCAAACGTAAATTTCCGTGCGTACATTAGTTGTTGAAATTTAGGTCTGATAATACATTGTATTATGAAGTCATTTTTCGCCTTTAATTTcgttaaatattaaataatatatgaaagtAAACTCCAAGGAAGAGATATACATCAATTGTGCCACCACGCTGGACGAAAACATAATAATTAATAGGATAACATGTTAtgaatttgataaaaaaaaataataaataatttttttataaatgtaaTACTCCAAAGTCCAAAGTCCAAAGCACtcgatgaattaaatattttaatagttTTCTATCATAGAAATAATAGAATATTATTAAGATAAGATCAACAccaaatattaatatatatcccAAGATCCATTTGTCTTTATTGGCAGAAAGCCTATATATATAGGAGGCACACTTTTGAATTCCATGGAGTTATAGAAAAGATCAAGGATAAATTCGCATTTAGTACTTAAACTCAAACACATATATATGTCCAGTTCCCTGttagaaaaatatttgtttgaACTTCCTGAACCCACATTTTTTTCTCGGATGAAAAtgagtacaaaacattgaaaataaggtacgaatatatgatatttcagtacaaaatattgaaaatatggtataaaaactaagattttgagtataaaattaacatgaacatttttattaataaaaaaaatatgtcattaatattaatattttagtattaaaaaatcatatatttataccagatctaacacatttcgTACTCAAAAAACATATATTAGTGCTCTATTTCTGATATTTTGTACCCATTTTCATCAAAACATACAATTTGTCATTAATGTcaatatttatctatatatttgagtactcaaaaatcatacatttataccagattttcaatgttttgtactggaatatcatgtattcgtaccttatttttaatgttttgtactGATTTTCATCCGAAAAAAAAATGTGGGCCCAAAAAGTTTAAACAAACATTTTTCTAACGAAAAACTGAACATTTATATTTGTTTGGGTTTAAATACTTAATGATACTTTACCGAAAGATCAATACACCAAAAGCATTGTACACTCTTACCCGCGCGACGATGCGCGGGGTTACTGGGTAATGATCATCTTGGTCacacaatattttttaaaaaaaagacttGAATGTGCGGACAAAGTGTACGACAATTATATCATTATATTATAACTCAGAActattgtaaattttttttacataattttGAATTTAGTATTCTAATTAATCAAATTTGGGTCTTAGTACAATAAGTTTTTCTGATTTTAtaatttaagtatttttttttttgttaaaaagttGATGGGGCAACGAATACATCAGAAGTATCCAACACCAAAACAATCATCGGCACGATGTCATGTAAGTACTTCAagagaaaaaatataattataaaatataaataagcaAATTTATTACGGTAAAACCTAAATTTGACTGATTAGATaaccaaaattaaaattagaCCAAGCTACAGATCAGTTTTTCAGTTTCCCTACCCCCCTGACTTACATTCTCATATTTTACTAAGAAAAATATCATTTACAAAGTTAAAAGTTTTTGGGCCTCGCTGTTCTTATTAGTATGGATGGTCCTGCCCACTATATTAATTACCAAATTAATGCACATTCAGATTACGAGTAATGAGCCTAATGTctataattttttcaaaaatgagAGATTCGAaaatattgttttgatttttctaATTTAGGAGGGGTTGTTTTTTCAATCAATTTGATTAgcttttttttcataatttttttttttttggggaaaACTGCTTTCGATGCCAATTAAAAAATAAGTCTTATTGGTTCATTTTCATCTTTGATTAATTGATTAATACGTGGTGTTTTTAGAATTGAGAGATAGTTACTTTAAAGTTATAGCTAGGGGTTATGATgcaacttaaatattttaaaatcgtATCATAGCGCACCACACCACGTTTCAAGTACTCTCTAAGTCTCTAAAAGGGGAATTTATTGTCTCATCAATCCATGCACCacgtaattaatatataaatgcaCTCTTGTAACTCATAAGAATCAAACATGAGACTTGGACTATGATaccaattattaattttttttggaggAACTATGATACCAATTATTGAATAGAACGTTTCTTGTTTTACGAAAAACTATAATTGATGTTAATGCTgcaacttaaatattttaaatcataaCATTATTGTGCAAAACTCCAAATGTCACCTTCGATTACTTCCAAGCAGGGAATTATTTATTACCCAGTTAGAAAAAGGATGAAAGCAAGAATTAGGATAAATTTTCTCTGATTTGTTCGAAAAGGATAATTCCTACATTATATACAAATACTTAATTGAATAGAACAAAAAAGGAAAACAGAAAAGGAATCTAATTTGTTATATTGTTACATAAGAAGAAAGATCTACATCCTTCTAGATGCCAGCTCATAGCTTATACGTGAGAGTATCACATGTGAGAGTGAGCTAAGAGAGCAATTGCATATTTCACTTGATTGCCCCCCGCAAGCTCTGTGAGGGGTGTAACTCAACGCGGAGCTTGGTTCGAAGTCGAGAAAATGAAGCAACTGATAGGGGTTTAGTCAACATGTCTGCAATTTGATCAACAGAAGGAACATGAAGCACTTTCAAGGCCTTGGCTAAAACCTTCTCTCGTACAAAATACAAGTCAAGTTCAAAGTGTTTAGTCTTGGCATGAAGTACTGGATTTGCACTAAGTGAAATGGTGCTGAGATTGTCACACCATAGTGTTGGAGAATCAACAGTAGATACATGAAGTTCACTGAGAAGTGATTGGATCCACAAAAGCTCAGAAGTAGCATTTGCAAGACTTCGGAATTCAGCCTTTGTGCTTGATCGAGACACTAATGGTTGCTTCTTGGAGCTCCAGGAAATAAGCGAGCCACCAAGAAACCAACAAAAGCCTGATGTAGAGCGTCGATCATCGAGGTCATTACCCCAGTCAGCATCACAAAATCCAGTAAGATCAAGCCGAGAGCTAGCTCTAACAGGTACACCATAATTGATAGTACCATTCAAGTATCGTAAAATTCGCTTGACAGCTTTCCAATGAGAATCAAGAGGTGTCTGCATAAACTGACAAACTTTGTTGACACTATACGCTATGTCGGGTCTGGTGATAGTAAGATATTGTAAAGCCCCCACCGTGCTTCGATAAAGAGTAGCATCTGAAAACGGCTCACCATCTTTGGCAGAAAGTTTGGAACCAGCAACCATAGGAGTGGGAAGAGACTTGGCAGCATTCATTTTGGTCTTGGCAAGAAGATCCTGAACATATTTTCTTTGAGATAAAAATAGACATTGATCTGAACTCTTAGATACTTCAACACCTAAGAAAATTGAGATGTCACCCATATGCTTCAAAGAGAACATGCTATTAAGGTGATGAATAAGCTGTTGAACCTGAGAAGAATTGCTACCAgtgataagaatatcatcaacatatacaagaACATATATAGTCAAGGTAGAGGTAAACTTGATAAATAATAAAGCATCAGCTTTGGATGCTACGAAACCCATAGACTGAAGTGCCGATTGTAGCTTGTTAAACCATGCACGAGGTGCCTGTTTGAGGCCATAAATTGCCTTATGGAGACGACACACAAGATGAGTATTATGCTGCAGTTGTTCAAAACCAGGAGGTTGCTCCATAAATATCACCTCATTGAGATTGCCGTTGAGAAATGCGTTGTTGACATCAAGTTGTTGGATTGACCAACCTTTTGAAAGAGCAATTGTAAGAACAACTCGAATGGTAACTGGTTTAACAACCGGGCTAAAAGTTTCTGTGTAATCAAAACCAAGTGCTTGAGAGTATCCTTTCGCTACAAGCCGGGCTTTATATCGAGCCACAGTCCCATCTGGATTTGTTTTAGttttaaaaatccatttgcAACCAACAATGGAAGTATGCGAGGGAGCTGGAACCAAATACCATGTTTGATTATGTACCAGTGCATTATATTCAGCCCTCATAGCTTCACGCCATTCCGGTAAGGCTAAAGCATCTTTAACAGAGGATGGTTCACATATTCTGGATGTTTGAGTAACATAAGCCTTTGGTTTAAATATACCTACTTTGGAACGAGTAACCATGGGGTGTATATTCATTGGTGCTGGTGCAGGCTGCCCAAGAGAACTAGAAGAAACAGGGGCTGGAGAGTTATCAGGAAGAACAGGAGAAATTTCAGGAATAGAAGAGAATACAGAAGTGGAAGAGCGAGATGAGCTGGATACATTGGTCGAGGTAGGAATAGAAGTAGGGGAGGCTGGACATGTGGGGAGATACTCTGTGGACAAGGGTCTTTCATGAGGAGGAGGTGTGCTGGAATGCATGCCTTGAAACGGGAAGGATTGCTCATCAAATTTGACATGTCGAGCAATGTAGACTCGACCATCCATACTGAGGCATTTATATCCTTTATGGGAGCTGCTATAGCCAAGAAAAGTACAAGGTTTAGATCGGAACTCAAGTTTATGTGAGTTGTAGGACGAAGGTATGGGAAACATAAACAACCGAACACCTTAAGAAAAGTGTAATCAGGGGTGGCATGAGATAGTCGAGTAAACGGAATTTCCCCATTGATGCTGGAAGAAGGAAGGCGATTTATAAGAAAAACCGCAGTAGCAAAAGCATCATCCCAGTACTTTAAAGGCATATGAGCGTGAGCTAACAGGGAAAGTCCCATGTCGACAATGGTACGATGTTTTCTTTCCACAACACCATTTTGTAGAGATGTGTGAGGACATGAAATACGATGAGAGATgccaaatttttgaaagaatggcACTAACACACGATATTCCCCTCCCCAATCAGTTTGAATGGCTTTGATTTTAGTGTGAGATTGTAGTTCAACAGTGGATTTAAAATTGGTAAATACTTGAAACACTTCAGATTTGGCTTTATGGAAGTATATCCAAGTATACCTAGTAAATGCATCCACAAAGCTCACATAATATTTAAAACCATTGGTAGAAACAGTGTTTGCAGGACCCCAAACGTCCGAATAAATTAGTTGTAAAGGAGCAGAATAATGAGTAGAAGAAAGAGGCAACGGGTTTCTATGACTTTTTCCCAACTCACAAGAGGAACAAAAAGAAAACTTGTCATTACTGGAAAATGAAGCATTACAACTATTCAAAACTTTCATTACAGTAGGAAGCATGGGATGTCCTAAACGACAATGCCATTGATTTAATGTAGAAGGAACTACTTGAGGAGGCTGTGAGGATCTCACTTGATTTGGAGGAGATGAAGAGTGAGTGAGACAAGTTCCAGAGGAGGTAGGACTAAGCAGATTTCCAAGGCAAAACTTGTACAACCCATTATGTAGGTTGCCTTTGAGAAGAGGAGCTTGAGTCTTGAGGTCCTTCACAACACAAAAGGAAGGATGAAACTCAAAATAAACTCTATTATCCGTAGCAAATTGGCTAACACTGACAAGATTTTTCGTGATATCAGGAACACATAAGAGTTTATGTAGGCGAAAAGTGCGTGAAGGTGAGGAAGAATGAAAGAGTGAATCACCAATATGTGTAATGGGCAAACCTGAACCATTTCCCATATGAATTTTACCTCCACCAGAGTACTCAGAGCCAACCGAGAGATTTGCTAACTCATTTGTAACATGATGAGATGCACCTGAGTCGGGAAACCACCAATCATCGTGAATGGGTTCTGGA
Proteins encoded:
- the LOC140883458 gene encoding high-affinity nitrate transporter 3.1-like, with the protein product MANQANYLVLASFLFCCLVSTCYGVTFSSLQSHKTLVVTASPTTGQVLKAGQDSITVTWSLNTTVAQGTDSTYKTVAVKLCYAPVSQKDRGWRKTVDELKKDKTCSHDIVTKPYSASGNTFTWVVARDVPTATYFVRAYAQDAASVKVAFGQTTDSNKTTNLFQVQSISGRHVSLDISAICFSAFSIISLFGFFFMEKRKAKALQHK